The Paraburkholderia megapolitana genomic sequence GAACGTGGCTGGCCGGCTGGCCCGCCTCGTTGCCCGCACGGCTCGCATGATGTGCGACCCGTTCGCGCAGATGTGCGCGGATGTCCGTGGCCGAGACGTCGAATGCCAGTGTCGTATCGATCAGCAGATGCCCGCAGGGTGTTGCCTGCAATACCTCGGCGCTCGCTGCGCGCGCCGCAATTTCAGCCGCCACGGCGGGCGGTATCGAACCGAGGTCGAAACCGGGCCGCGTCGACGCGCACACGTGCGCGAACTCGAACAGTTTGCGCCACTCGCGCCAGGTGTCGAGCTTGACCAGTTGATCCGCGCCGATCAGCAGCGCCAGCGAGGTCTTCTGTCCTTCCCGCTCGCGCCAGCGGGCGAGGGTTTCGACGGTATAGGTCGGGCCGTCGTGTTCGATTTCGTCGGTGGCGACGCTGACGGTCACGCCAGGTATCGTCAGCGTGCGGGCCGCGATGCGCGTCATCGCGAGGCGATGCTGTGCCGCCGTGACATCGGTCTTCTGCCATGGCTGGCCGGCGGGCAGCAGCACGAGCTCGGTCAGTTGCAGTACGTCGGCGAACCGTCGCGCGAGCGCGAGGTGGCCGTCGTGGACCGGATCGAACGTACCGCCGAGCAGACCGATCCGGCGGGGCAGGGCAGCGGGAAGAACGGGCGGATTCAGATCGTGATCCTTTGTCGTGACAATGCGTGCGCCGGGGTGGTGTGTCTAATGGGTCTAATGGCCGCGCGGCGCGCGGCCCTCATCGTACTAACACACACACTCACACCCATTCGCGCGGCACGAGGAAGTCGCTTTGCAAGCGTGCTTCGGGCGTGCCGGGCTCAGGATGCCAGTTATAGCGCCAGTTGGCGACGGGTGGCATCGACATCAGGATCGATTCGGTGCGTCCGCCGCTTTGCAGCCCGAACAGTGTGCCACGGTCGAACACCAGGTTGAACTCGACATAGCGGCCGCGCCGGTAGGCCTGGAAATCGCGTTCGGCCTGCGTGTACGGCTGGTCGCGGCGTTTTTCGACGATCGGCAGATAGGCTTTCAGAAACGCGTCGCCGACGCTTTGTACCATCTCGAACGAACGCTCGAAGCCCGGCGCCGAAAAGTCGTCGAAGAAAATTCCGCCGATACCGCGCGTCTCGTTGCGATGCTTCAGGAAGAAATACTCGTCGCACCAGCGCTTGAAGCTCGGGTACAGGTCCGCGCCGAATGGCTGCAACGCGTCGCGGCACACGCGATGAAAATGCTGCGCGTCTTCTTCGTAGCCGTAGCACGGCGTGAGATCCATGCCGCCGCCGAACCAGAACACCGGCGCTTCGTTCGGCTTGGTGGCCATCAGCAGACGCACGTTCATGTGCACGGTCGGGCAGTGCGGATTGTGCGGATGCAGCACGAGCGAGACACCCATCGCCTCGAAACTGCGTCCGGCCAGCTGCGGCCGCGCCGCGCTGGCCGACGCGGGCAGCGCATCGCCGGCGACGTCCGACAGGCCGATGCCGGCCCGCTCGAAAAACGCGCCGCCTTCGAGGATGCGCGTGCAACCGCCGCCGCGCAGCTTTTCGCCGGGGCCGCGCTGCCAGGCGTCGGTGGCGAACGGCTGGCCGTCGAAGGCACCGAGCGTATCGGCGATGTTGGCCTGCAACTGCTGCAACCAGCTGCGGACGGCCTGGACGTTATAGGTCGGTTCGGTCATGAATACGGGGCTGCTGGGCGGCCCGGTTGAGTGGCCGCGGGTTCAGGGAAGTGCCGGCCGGCAGGCGGTCAAGGCTACAAGCCGTGACAGGCGGTCGGCCGAAATCGCGCCGCTTATCACGCCCGCTTGCTACGGCCGCTTGTCACAGCCTGTAGCGCCGCGGACGACCAGCACCAGACCCGCGCGGCAATACCCGAAGTGTAGCGCCGAAGCCGCCAGGCGCCCGCGCGAGGCGCCGCGCCAGTTGCTCAATGCTTGCGGTTGAGCGCGCGATAACCGATGTCGCGGCGATACTGCATGCCGTCGAAGGAGATCTGGTTGATCGTTTCGTACGCAACCGATTGCGCGCTGCGTACCGAATCTGCGAGCCCGACCACGCACAGCACACGGCCACCCGATGTGAGCAGCTTGCCGTCCACGAGCGTCGTGCCCGCGTGGAACGTCACCGACTCTTCGGTGGCGGCCGGGATGTCGCTGATGCGGTCGCCCTTGCGCGGCGTCTCCGGATAGTTGTGCGCGGCCAGCACGACGCCGAGCGCGGTGCGACGATCCCAGTCGAGTTCGACGGTATCGAGCGTGCCGGCGATCGCCTGTTCGACGACCTTCGAGAAATCGCCCTTGAGCCGCGCCATGATCGGCTGCGTTTCCGGGTCGCCCATCCGGCAGTTGAATTCGAGCGTCTTCGGGTTGCCTTGCGCGTCGATCATCAGACCGGCGTACAGAAAACCGGTGAAGCGAATACCTTCCTTCTCCATGCCGCGCACGGTAGGCAGGATGATTTCGCGCATCACGCGTGCATGCAGTTGCGGCGTGACGATCGGCGCGGGCGAGTAGGCGCCCATGCCGCCCGTGTTCGGCCCCAGGTCGCCGTCGAGCAAACGCTTGTGATCCTGGCTCGAGGCGAGCGCAAGCACGTGCTTGCCATCGACCATCACGATGAAGCTCGCTTCTTCGCCGGTCAGGAACTCTTCGATCACGACGCGCGCACCGGCATCGCCGAGCTTGTTGCCGGACAGCATCATGTCCACGGCGGCGTGCGCTTCTTCGAGCGTCTGTGCGACCACCACGCCCTTGCCTGCGGCGAGGCCGTCGGCCTTGACCACGATCGGTGCGCCTTTCGCGTCGAGGTACGCGTGCGCGGCGCCCGGCTCGGTGAAGGTTTCGTATTCGGCGGTGGGGATCGCGTGGCGTTTCATGAACGCCTTCGCAAAGTCCTTCGAGCTTTCGAGCTGCGCGGCTTCCTTGCTCGGCCCGAAGATCTTCAGACCACGCGAGCGGAAAAGATTGACGATGCCGGCCGCGAGCGGGCCTTCCGGCCCGACCAGCGTGAACGCGATCTGCTCGCGCTCGGCGAAATCGGCCAACGCAGCCGGCTCGGTGATGTCGATGTTGAGTAGCCGCTCGTCGTGCGCGGTACCGCCGTTGCCGGGCGCGACGTAGACGAGCTGCA encodes the following:
- a CDS encoding nicotinate-nucleotide adenylyltransferase codes for the protein MVTTKDHDLNPPVLPAALPRRIGLLGGTFDPVHDGHLALARRFADVLQLTELVLLPAGQPWQKTDVTAAQHRLAMTRIAARTLTIPGVTVSVATDEIEHDGPTYTVETLARWREREGQKTSLALLIGADQLVKLDTWREWRKLFEFAHVCASTRPGFDLGSIPPAVAAEIAARAASAEVLQATPCGHLLIDTTLAFDVSATDIRAHLRERVAHHASRAGNEAGQPASHVPAAVWDYILQHHLYHQ
- the hemF gene encoding oxygen-dependent coproporphyrinogen oxidase yields the protein MTEPTYNVQAVRSWLQQLQANIADTLGAFDGQPFATDAWQRGPGEKLRGGGCTRILEGGAFFERAGIGLSDVAGDALPASASAARPQLAGRSFEAMGVSLVLHPHNPHCPTVHMNVRLLMATKPNEAPVFWFGGGMDLTPCYGYEEDAQHFHRVCRDALQPFGADLYPSFKRWCDEYFFLKHRNETRGIGGIFFDDFSAPGFERSFEMVQSVGDAFLKAYLPIVEKRRDQPYTQAERDFQAYRRGRYVEFNLVFDRGTLFGLQSGGRTESILMSMPPVANWRYNWHPEPGTPEARLQSDFLVPREWV
- the purD gene encoding phosphoribosylamine--glycine ligase codes for the protein MKLLVVGSGGREHALAWKLAQSPRVQLVYVAPGNGGTAHDERLLNIDITEPAALADFAEREQIAFTLVGPEGPLAAGIVNLFRSRGLKIFGPSKEAAQLESSKDFAKAFMKRHAIPTAEYETFTEPGAAHAYLDAKGAPIVVKADGLAAGKGVVVAQTLEEAHAAVDMMLSGNKLGDAGARVVIEEFLTGEEASFIVMVDGKHVLALASSQDHKRLLDGDLGPNTGGMGAYSPAPIVTPQLHARVMREIILPTVRGMEKEGIRFTGFLYAGLMIDAQGNPKTLEFNCRMGDPETQPIMARLKGDFSKVVEQAIAGTLDTVELDWDRRTALGVVLAAHNYPETPRKGDRISDIPAATEESVTFHAGTTLVDGKLLTSGGRVLCVVGLADSVRSAQSVAYETINQISFDGMQYRRDIGYRALNRKH